The Vanessa tameamea isolate UH-Manoa-2023 chromosome 20, ilVanTame1 primary haplotype, whole genome shotgun sequence nucleotide sequence atttaacttattttttattaagccaCGATTTTCGATATTCAAAGAAGACAAATGCTAGTAATgtgatgacttttttttttggaaatataaaataaaattttagaagaTTATTTGTTCAGaactagaattttttttttgagtaaatagataataatgattGTTATTCTATTAGTAACTGTCATCACAGGAGATCAAATTGAATTCAACACTCAAacaatgtcaaatattgttgGAGTGTCGGCATCATGTTATTTATGCTTTCTTTCATATTCATTGGCTCTCGCCTCGGAGATGAGCTGCCTTTCTCTCGTTAATATTCCATCCAGCTGATTTGTGAAAGCTTCAAAAGAGAATTTAGTTTCAAACCTTTTCCTTCCTGCTTCACCAAGTCTTTCACATAATTCTGGATTCACTATTAACATGCTCATGGCATCAGCAAATGACTGACAGTTTGGTTCGCAAAGGAATCCTGTAACATCATTAACAATAGTCTCTGTCGGGCCTCCACTATTCACAGCAATAACTGGCTTACTATAATACATTGCTTCTAAAGGCACTATTCCAAAATGTTCATTAGAGGGTGTGTATATTAATGCCTTACAATTATATAAGAGAGATACTTTTTCTACATCTTTAGGAGATTTCATGAATGTTACTTTGTCCACTAGGTCAAGTTCTGCTGCTAGGTCAGTAAGTTCCATAAAATGTTCTATATTTTCCAAATTAATAGGATCAAAACCACCAGCCATTATTAAATGAACTCTATCCCAGTCTGAGTCatcaataatatgttttaattccGCTAATGATTGTAAAGCTAACTTTAAATTCTTTTTTCTTTCATATCTGTTTATTGAGAGGAAAGTGAACTTGTCACTTCCCACAGGTACAATCTCCTTCAAGCATTTTGGTACAGTTCTCTTAAAGAATGCTGTATTTATTGACGGATAGCATATATCAGGGACATCTTTGATTTTTTGAAATGCATCTTGGTATACTCTGGCTGTGTATTTACTGTTCACCAAAACTTTATCTGCACGAGCTGTAGTAAATTCTTCTAACCAATTTAATGGAGCTCTATACACTTTTTTCAGTAAACCGCCTTCAGTGGTAAGAAGTTTATCCGGATGATGACAGTAAAATACTACTCTAAAAGGTCCTCTggctaattttaaaaatggaatgcaTAATGATATTAGATCACAGAAAATTATCGTCGGCTCTTCTGCTGGAATGACATGCCAAGCTAAATAGGCAGCGGCGAACATCATACGAGCGTAAGCGCACGCTGCTTTGAATCTACCGAATATAGAACGTGGAATCCAATCGCCAATTACAGTCACGGGAAAAGTGCCATCTTTGGTTTCGGCAAAGCAATGCGTAGGATCATGATGATTTGTGTAAAAAGCGACTTCGTGGCCTTTGCTTCTGAAGGCCAATGCGGCATCTAACACTAATCGCTCGGCCCCACCAATGCCTAAATCCGGGTGgagaaataatatcttaacCATTTTAACTTCACGAATAATTGTAAAGTGTTAATTGAAATCACTTAGGCCTGTCGTCACATCTACactctaaattaaaattttgccgacaaaatacaaattgattttttaCTGAAATTCAGAAATTCCAATTATCCTTCAATGTCAATTGTCAACGTCAAATAACGTCCGATATATTAAATTCCTTTTGGAAAAggcaaagtaataaaaaatacagcctcactttattttgtattattgacGAGAGTTATGGGAGCGATTCCTGAAAATCAACCGATAAAAATGGACTAATCGtcatttatatagattaatatttttgataatatacgTAAGAAATGGATTGAATTAAACAACATATGGAacgaattaaatcaaaacgaaaACGCGATCTGATTTTACTAAGGTAGGTGCTTGAAACCTATTGCTGACGAAGATTTGTCTCTTTCAAGCGGTTATTTTGGCTTTACAAACATCCACAAATTAatgatgtatgaaataaaactaacataaCCTGCAATTACCCTCATGTCaaaaattttcattcattttttttattattatcgccAAGTTAGACCGCAACCTaacttgataataaataatatgattactttacatttttttctaacttAAGTTCAGAAGCATTAGCATAGTTATAGTTAAGAAAGTGGCGGGCGGGATTTTAGTGTATGAATAGGAGAATGCAtcgaatatatgaaaaaaactcATTATAAAAGACCTATCACTGTTCACcagaaaaatgtaattactaataaattgaAACCACTCGTATGATTCACAAGATTAAATGACTTACTCTTAACAAATACGTTTTACTGGACAAGACATGTTTTAGAGATAACATAGAAACGTATAcacaagtaaatattatttattaaatatataaaaacaatcttaaacaaatacaaattccTGAAGTCCAAAACTAAACATAAGGGAATTACAGCAAGAAGAAAATTACTCAAACAATTCCTTGTCAAAGATGAAATTTTCTATTTCGTTTGTTTCGATGTCATGCAACATGATTGCAAATGCTTCATTTGCTGAACTTTAATATATCATCCCAACTAATATATcagaattaaaatcaaaatatactttattcaagtaggcttttacaagcacttttgaatcgtcatttaataaactatttaaagtaaagctaacaccggttcggaatgtagattctaccgagaataaccggcaagaaactcagtagttactctttttcaacatcaaaaaatacagtaatgttagttaagaggactacaagagctaagtgcccttgagaatcgcacgcacacacttacaaaatcgacaaaaacggcaagtccgtgaactaatggttaagcgaggtgacgaggttacgcccaaatattctaaagGCGCATTTTCATTGGTCGATAAGTCGGTAGTTAGCCCGATTGCGGGGAGTACCCGCATGCGAGCTAACAACCAATGAAATCCACTAGTCGATAACTCGGTCGATTAAACGTGTGCGGGTGATATCAGCATTCGGGATAACGACCAATGAAACTAGACAGTCGATAACTCGGTCGATACAAAGCATGCGGTGACTCGCCTCCGTTCAGTCATTCATTAGACGTCATCAATACTACgcgcattatttatattattaacgctGTTTATTTACGCAGCGTGGGAGCAAAATGGCTGAACGGTTTTCGGATTCACAAATGCTAAAACTCGTAGAGATCTATCGAGACTACGAATGTTTGTGGAACGTAACGAGTGCTTTGTATAAAAATCATGACGCAAGACAAAGCGCGTACAAACAAATTGCGGAAAAGTTAAACATTAGTGGCATCTCAGACAaagatataccaaaaaaaattaaaaatttaaggtcATCGTACTatcaagaattaaaaaaaattgaaaagagCACTCGATCCGAAAGCGACCGAGATTCTGTTTATAAACCGAAGGTGTCATGGTTTTCAATTGCCGATGGATTTTTAagagcattaaaaaataaagagaagacattttcaaatgtaagtatacaaactttatttatgttaccAAAGACAATCCTAATTAAGtaggttatttaatatatatttttaagaaatataatattatataaaatatcactattttttttatattttattatttagaatctGAAATAGGTAATGCAGCATCCGCAACAATAACACTTTCTGCTGGAATATTCAGACTACCGTCATCAATTGCTCGTTTTAAAGAACAATTACTAAAAACTCCGCCGTCAGAATATCTGCCCTTTGCTCCAATATCAATATAAGTGAATGAATAATCATCATCGACACAAGCTAGTAAAACAAtgctaaaagtttttttataattatagaactCAGATCCACTACAGGCTGGAGCTCGCAAGTTTATATGTTTACCATCAATTGCCCCAATACATCCAGGAAAATTCCACTTTAACTGAAATCcagtttttattatatccaTCCATTTTTGTTCTGTGTTTGGGACCTGAAAAAAGAACATATaatcatgaatattttttatttacagatcgATGAAAATTCGGAAATAGCTACTGATACTGTTGActtcgaaaataataatacggtATTAGAAGAGAATGATAGAGAAGAAAACTCAAATGCTGCGgatgaaattattgaaaatcGAGTTCAAGAACTAACCGAAACGTCTTCATCTACATTCACTGTGCCATCAAAACTAGCAACGAAGAAAAGGggcaaatcaaataaaagacaGTACGAGGTACATGAAGccattgacaaaataaataaaattgccgAGAATGTTACTAAAAATACAACATCGTTACTACAAAATAAAGAAGATGAATTCGACATTTTTGGGAGATATATAGCCTCGACTTTACGTACATTGCCACGCGACTTTTCAATTATTGCAAAAACAGATATTCAAAAGGCTTTATCGGAAATTCAATTAAAAGCATTGAGACAGCAAACCAAATCTTCGTTGTTGTCCTATGGTACCTCGACGTCCAATACCTGTGATCCAGAAAATCCAGGATATTTAAGTTCCGCATCTGTGTCTAATTTATCTAACTATGAAGACGATTTCAACAACATCAGTTTCACAAACATATgaagcaattttatatattatttataattatgcaaCATCTATTTGCCTGGTGaggcatttttatttcatttaattatttgatattgattAAATGATTACTACACTCGCGGACACCAAAATCGAACCACTTTGTAATCCACCAGACATTGAAATTtgaaactaataacaataaagaaatattttgttagtcaATATTTAGAGATGGTTGTACACAATATCCGTACATCGGAGAAAAACGATACATTTTTGgttatcaaatgaaaaaatgaaaaaaaaaaaaataaaactatttgaaagaaagaaagatTTTTCGAAAGAAGAGAAGaaaatttctttctttctttcaaataaaactatttctaagAACGTacatttgaaaacaatattttgtaaccTAATCTGTTGTGTCTGCCCATAACACTCCGAAAACGGCATTTCAATATAGTTCAATAAATTGGTGTCCATAAAAAAGGGCGGTACGCTTTAGGTGACCGGAAGTGTATTCTGTTCAATTAAAACTTCttaacgtacgtacgtacgtaacgTAATTAAAACTTCGAAACGTACAAATTTGTAAGaatattgcaaaatttaaataaacatttactttataatcttaatattatttactatttttatatttatatgtacttacCTTTATATAATCTGCCAGTGCATCATAGAGAGCGTCACACACTTCTGGTATAAAACTGCTCATAATAGAAGGGGACACacgaaataagtaatataaacttTTGTAAGAATCTCCAGTAGCTAAATAACGTAAGGTGACCTCAAGTTTTAATCGTGCAGGAAGAGCCTCACGAAATAATgtgtcttttttttcaattcttttttctacctttctcaataaatcgTCAAATAAGTTTTTAGGTATTCTGAAAAAATTATCATGATCTTCTACATCACATTCCAATGCCGGATTCAAGTTCGCACACAACGTATTAGAAGCACCGTGCATCTTTctacttttaagtaaatttcgCATCCAAaatctctttttctttttcttcaaagaagttattaatttcttttttaatacacCGCAAACAGTCAAAATTGCTCCACAAAGCAATAATTGTTGATCCATGGCGAGTACGTCTGCTTATCTCAAAACCCACTGCCAAACTGTAGGTACCTAATTCTCTCGCTCTTCAAATGCGGGCTCTAACGACCAGTGAAAATGGCTCCCCGCATGCGGGCCTTATCGCATGCGTTATAGAAATCACCCGCACCCCGTATGCGGGCTCTGACGACCAGTGAAAACGATAAACACTTTGCGGGCCCTATGGCATGCGTTACAGAAATCTCCCGCACCCCGAATGCGGGCCTTATCGACCAATGAAAATGCGCCCTAATAGATGGCGGCAAACCGAGCGAAGTCAGATAattcataaatctcataaaaaatagatagaacaacagaattgtttttattctttcgatgttagttaacaaatgattataaaataaaactgattcaattaaacttaaatatttttatttatattttgtacacaataaaatacagttagttttaacttttgttttcttttatttatattattataccatcgtagtgtttgttcgttttattaatatcggttcacaaagaaaaaatatatattccatttaaaaaaacatctaaatatttattagaaaaaaatgtcgtcaagtcgatttggttgaatcattggttaactaggtttaatcataaatctcataaaaatagataggatattagaattatttgtattgcttttgactgttattcaaaaatgattaaaaaatgaaactgatttaattaaacttaaaatatttttatttatatttggtactacaaaaataaaacatttagtgttaatttttttattaaaatcctttatttactttcacttgtatgtatgaatgtatgtacatatgtcctggaatcttgcaatcaatattacacccacttccactgaagctatggagctgaaagttggcacacatatttagtctcgatgacaatgcacgattcatgaattgctgccataCTCAATCCAATACGGCGgacgttacaaaataaaaatatttttgaattacgtacaaatgacacttctaaatattctagttctctggttcacaacaattacattttttatttttacgactttttttttattattaaaattagttcatacataactttaattcctattataaacaaaatccataaaattaaactcttacgcaatataaatagcttccgtgttattgttttctactttctttattctgtaaaaaattaatatatgttagtaattatatttttattatctaaatatgccccatagtacttttaatgaaaaatatcaaattgcttcgagttcatggggatcgaatgtagtcactctcaattgattttatccttactttcaccaaatactctatcataatatttgaagaacagctcgaaaaatctgattctatgcgaactgattgcacattttttctaatagatgttttcaatattcataatttataaaaaaaaacatatgtttactaataaaatactcttaccttttaatatcgttcatatgtatgttcggcgcttaatttatataaacgttttttagttttcctcatgcgtttcaatttatttcccatatttacacaattaaaatttataacaaataatataataaaaaacaaatgcctaattactactacactattttaacttaatatatttatttacaagaaagaataatatttattataagaaaacatgaaacgtgaatgtacaattaaaattacaaaaaaatatctcttaacgtaatgatgcggcgaaaagatcgacacatctgtatagcatcaggcctcggccggcaatgtctgtacacggcgtttacgcacacatgcgtacgcattttgttcgaaaataagaatatctgatttaaaaaaaatctattgattttactaaaaaagtgacgcagaggtaaaatagtatattgcttgtagaataatctgacaaaaaaccagaattattttatgtatataagtatagttattatttgttaaaagatttttttagaggcaACTTtgcgatttttttctatcgtaccaaattaattacaccatgttttcaaaataacaaataactagcacgTATCCTCAAGattatcatacatttttttcatttggtttactgcattggatcatatacttttttgcattataaaacttgcatgtagctcatgtagtcccctaaaatacaattatatatgtacatatttgatgtctcctgcctggaagtcaacaagtatctagtgttaataaacatttattgtatattaaattttaaaacaaaaatgagaTAATTTTCGCTTTACTGAATAGTAAAAAGTACAGTTTTATCACTTTTTATAATCGGACACAAGTTAAACTTAACCTTTACATGGTAATAGTAAAAAATTGTGTATGCGGGCGGCTACCGCCCATTTTGTTATTGATATCACTTTTCTgccattatatacatattgctGTGTTCTAGTTCAAAGTGAAAGTGaatacaaaggacataacatcttagttcccctAAGTCGATAGCGCATAGGCATTTCGTCGTTGTCTATACAAGGATTGTCACCGGTTCTTTCAAAAAGATCtctattattgtgaatatacataatattgttgtatgttgtataaattaatatttaattcttcaatttaaggaaaaatataatagaattttaaaaattgtgtgtCTTCTTGTAAAAGGAAGAGGTTTTTCTGCTATTAAGTTGTTGGTGTTCTGCTATTAGTATATGAAAACTATCATGACTGATTGTAGTCCATTAACGGCAGACAGACAAACCATCGATTGTTCTGCAACACTGCTTAATTACAAGGGATGAAAATGTAAgggaatatcaatattttttacactatgTCTATGGATGGGGGTACCCATTTATCATAGTAATTAGCTGATTTGACAGTCTACCACcctacaatatataaaataaaataaatataaaacattgttacatCTATTCTGGGAAACTTTTATTCCAACAACAACATTGACAACTGGAAATGGAGGCTCACTGAACCACATCTCACAAATCACTGATGTCTAAACAAGTTTAGTTTTACtaataaagtcaataaatctcTAGTTTaccagttataattatataagtagatccttgtttaaaactttatagACAATCAATTTCGAAATAGATATGattatgaatttgataaaaaactGATTATGTTACTATGTTATCTTATTGTAAAAACTATTATCTtactaattttacaaataaagtaaattaaattagggTTTTGATTTTTcttgttacaattaaaaaaaaaataacaaaccaggtcaaaataaaatatatatattttatattgattaaaaattacaattcgtCTTTTCTCTCAATTTTAACGAGATCCACATGGAATGTTAATGTTGCTGATTTTGGTATTTTTGGTGGAGCACCAGCTTCTCCATAAGCCAATTCTGGTGGAATGACTAACTTCCTTTGTTCTCCTTCACACATACCAATCAGTCCTTGATCCCAACCTTTAATAACTTGGCCAGAACCAAGAGTGAAAGTAAGGGGATTACCTCTTGGAATGGAACTATCAAATTCTGTGCCATCATCTAATGTAccctaaaaacaaaattaaacatcaaTTATGATATCAAAcatataacacaatattatctgtatttgaGCGAAAACAATATATAGAGCTTCTCACATCATAGATTATTTtggtggtgaaagaaaacacTGAGAAAATCTACATTAagattatataatgaaattctgccacatacaCTCAATAAAACAAATGGAGCAGTGTGTTGGAAAAAACTGTAACCTTTGTCTAAAAAGgagtat carries:
- the LOC113401623 gene encoding alpha-1,3/1,6-mannosyltransferase ALG2, with the translated sequence MVKILFLHPDLGIGGAERLVLDAALAFRSKGHEVAFYTNHHDPTHCFAETKDGTFPVTVIGDWIPRSIFGRFKAACAYARMMFAAAYLAWHVIPAEEPTIIFCDLISLCIPFLKLARGPFRVVFYCHHPDKLLTTEGGLLKKVYRAPLNWLEEFTTARADKVLVNSKYTARVYQDAFQKIKDVPDICYPSINTAFFKRTVPKCLKEIVPVGSDKFTFLSINRYERKKNLKLALQSLAELKHIIDDSDWDRVHLIMAGGFDPINLENIEHFMELTDLAAELDLVDKVTFMKSPKDVEKVSLLYNCKALIYTPSNEHFGIVPLEAMYYSKPVIAVNSGGPTETIVNDVTGFLCEPNCQSFADAMSMLIVNPELCERLGEAGRKRFETKFSFEAFTNQLDGILTRERQLISEARANEYERKHK
- the LOC113401686 gene encoding uncharacterized protein LOC113401686 produces the protein MAERFSDSQMLKLVEIYRDYECLWNVTSALYKNHDARQSAYKQIAEKLNISGISDKDIPKKIKNLRSSYYQELKKIEKSTRSESDRDSVYKPKVSWFSIADGFLRALKNKEKTFSNIDENSEIATDTVDFENNNTVLEENDREENSNAADEIIENRVQELTETSSSTFTVPSKLATKKRGKSNKRQYEVHEAIDKINKIAENVTKNTTSLLQNKEDEFDIFGRYIASTLRTLPRDFSIIAKTDIQKALSEIQLKALRQQTKSSLLSYGTSTSNTCDPENPGYLSSASVSNLSNYEDDFNNISFTNI
- the LOC113401690 gene encoding peptidyl-prolyl cis-trans isomerase FKBP2, whose product is MKTTLLNLCKIALFVLILMTLFEHVVVASDAPRKLQIGVKKRPAECPMKSRKGDLLHMHYTGTLDDGTEFDSSIPRGNPLTFTLGSGQVIKGWDQGLIGMCEGEQRKLVIPPELAYGEAGAPPKIPKSATLTFHVDLVKIERKDEL